AAGCAGTTAATTAATTCCTCAccacaaataattaattaacttcTAGGGAGGATAATTAATCATCCCATCAAGAGACTCTTAAAATATGAATCTTGCGTGCATTTAAGGTAGTGAACATACAAACAAAAGCATATCTTCTCTCTCCACAATTTGCTAGAGCAGCCATCTTAAACTCTCGATCTTGGAAGTGAAGAATCATGTTAGAGAGACTCTAGTAGCTTCTTAAGTTACTTAGAGATGCAATCACAACAATTTAATTTGGTCTATAAGACGAACAAAGATATAGACTTGGGGGAGTTCCATTCTACTTGAggtaatttgaaaattatatattatttcactattattcacatacTTTTGTTGGCTTAAGATAATTCAAATCTTAGTATTTAATAACCCATTGATTggtcttttttaataatcaCTAATCATTAATTGAAAGATTATTGAAATTTGTCGCATCATAAAGCAACAATAGTTGTAcataaagtaataatatatatacaaaaatattttacaactaTTCTTAAATGCAGTATAGtttgtaaaatctaaaattcaaattaaaaaatatatattggtttacgtaaaatgatttataaaatagttatataaaatatcattttttttttaaaaaaattactaagaGTCATTCgggtttttttatattttttggctACTCGAAGAaggttgttttaaaatttttctaggGAAAtcattttatgttattattCTAAGGGAGGAATTGGGCCTTTTTTCCCCTTACCTACGGCCCTCACCCCCGCCCCCTGAGAACATAACGTTCAAAATACCATCTTCTATTGTGTTCGAAAATGTTATATACCATACCCATCTCGATTCTATCGTGCCTTATTAGCATGACATTGTCCTTGATCCTCCTTGGATCAACTCCTACTATTATTCTAAGAAATCAATTGAAtggaatgaatttttttttaatcttgttcAAGGTACAACTTTTCAACGGATTATCTTGTTCCTTCTTtattggaaaaaaatgaaacctCACTTGGACACACCAAGCTCTTTAACTAAAGTAGaaacttctttttttaagtATAGATCACAAAGCCCAAacgttatgtattactgtaatGCGCCGATACAAGTTGAAAgtattcattattttaaaatggGCATCATGCAACAATGCCTCTAGACTCGCACGATGGTGAAGTCCATTCAAATCTATCAGATTGATGTCCTACTCTTTCCAACCAAACTTCATCGCAACCAAAAAAAATCGCAGCAGCAGTGTCATTTGACGACAGCAGCCGTCCCATGGGTATTTAGTTGTTAGATGCTACCAATGCCATGTGCTCTATAAGGTCCAACACTCGGTTGCTGTAACAAAAGCAACAAATTTAACAATTGGTCATACTCCCCATCTTATGAGAACTATAAGAAATGTGTTGGCATTTGTGTAAGCGCGTTGGTGGGTGAGGAATAAAGAGAAGCTGTACCTGTATCCCCACTCGTTGTCGTACCATGACACAAGCTTCATGAAGGAGGCACTGAGCCCAATCCCGGCCTTTGCGTCAAATATGCTTGACCTGGAACGGAACCAATCCGTTGAAACTTGAGTTAAAATACGTCTAGAGATCACAACCCATTTAAATTGGCGAACTTCAAGGTCATTTTGACAGCAATGCAAATAGGGAAGGCATTGAAAGGTGAAAGTCCAACATCCCATTACTTCGGTAAAGAACAAAACCACATAAATCACAAAGCCAACACAGCACAAAACATTAATTATATGTTCTTTCGATATATACATTCAAACAAATTGTTTAAAACGTACTGACCAAGTCTTAGAAATTTTCAATTTGCCAATAGTTTTGACCATCATATAGAAGTCAAAGACCATAAACcattcacagagagagagagagagagagagagagagagagagagagagagagagatctaccTTGGGTCACCAAGAAAATCATTGGAGACAACATCCTCATCCGTGTATCCAAGGATGCCCTTCAGTGGCCCCTCTGAGGCATACCTTCATTGAAAATTAAAAGGCAAAAGCAATGTCATATGTCAAGTCAAAACATAACAAGGAAGCCCCATACATCAGCCAATATGATGGAATACACATGATCGCTAAAATGAGAAAACATACTTAATAGCTGCCTTGACATCTTCATAGGAAGCACTCTTCTCAAGTCGACAAGTCAAGTCCACAACAGAAACATTCGGTGTTGGGACCCGGAAGGCCATTCCAGTAAGCTTTCCATTAAGCTCTGGAAGAACTTTTCCAACAGCCTGCaatattaaacataaaattaacaTCAGACCCACCAAAATAAAGAGCTTTATCCAAAGTGTTGTTCTAAATTCATACATAGGGATACCATCATACCTTTGCAGCACCAGTTGAACTAGGAATGATATTTTGTCCAGCACCACGTCCTCCTCGCCAATCCTTCTTTGAAGGACCATCCACAGTTTTTTGAGTTGCTGAGcagagaaaaatataaacttatcaAAACGTTAATGCAACTAGGGCTAtacaaaagagagaaaaagaagagagagagatagagagagagagagacctgtgGTTGCATGCACAGTTGTCATTAAACCCTCAAGGATACCAAACTCCTCATGAACCACCTGTAAAACATAAGCATAAAAAACATGATAAATCAAGAAAATGGGTAGCTCAGGGCCAGAATAAGATTAAATTACATATCATTGACCAAGGATACCTATCATACAGAATTGAAAAAACAAAGTGAAAGAAAGACAATAAATTAGACATTAGCTTATCAAAAaagcaataatttttttataagtaaatataaaagaagaaagagaacgTAAATAAGCATTAAGGATGGAAACAGACCTTTGCCAAAGGAGCAAGACAATTCGTGGTGCAACTTGCATTGGATACAATGTCCATCTTTGGATTGTATGTCTTCTCATTTACTCCTACAACGAACATAGGTGCATCGGCTGATGGAGCTGATATTACGACTTTCCTGGCACCACCCTGCAGACCGAAGTCAAGAAAATGTTCTGCTTAAGTTGCATGAAAACTAAAGTGATTCTGACCAAAGAAACCAATTAGGGgcagagatatatatatatattatgcagaAGAATTAACAACTAGACCAACCTTCTTGTGTGCCGAAGCCTTATCAATTGTTGTGAAAACCCCAGAGGATTCAACAACATACTCAGCCCCAAAATCACCCCAAGGAATCTCCGCTGGCTCCCTGAGAAAAAATTATCATAGCAGTTAGTCCTTCAGTAGGTGTAAGTCCACATTTTCATTGCAAGTATACTAAATGCAGGTATGATGTTTTCAATCAACTTAAGTGCCACTGGAAAACCTCGAGTcatttcaataataaaatatgaggaTAAGATGCTAAGGACAATACCTTTTGCTTACAATTTTAATCTTCTTCCCGTTAATTTCCAGAGTGGACTCATCCAAGACATTGATGGTTCCCTTGAAAACTCCATGAGTAGAATCGTACTTCAACATGTACGCCTACAAAAGAACAGTTAAGTTACAccaaattcattattaaaatgaaagaagcAAGCTACAAATTATCATTTAACTCCCCCACCCTGTAACCAACACACAGGCAATCAAATGCGCACACATAAATGAAACCCTATATCAAGACAGGCTTGCATGATCAAGCCATCATACATTACTACATCGAGAAAAAATGTCCATATGATGAATGATAGTTATTGAACTTCCTAGGATAGTATGGTTGTATACTTTTCAATTTGAATGCACTGCTCCTGTGTAACAAACCTAGCCGTTGCTCCATATATACCTCctcaaatactttttttgaaATGTGACTTCCTCAAACAAATCAACGTGAAGAAAGGCACTCTTGATATCCAACGTGAAGAAAGTCAAGATTAGCCACAAGATTGATCAATATGCAGACAGAAGAGATACTAGCAACAGAAGAAAATTTCCTATCAAAGACGATACCGCAGGTCTGTACACAATGTGCGAGCCTTTAAGCAGTTAATGGAGCATGATAACAGAGCTCAAAAGATCTTAAATAAATCGCCAACACCTCAAAATTGTTGACCAAACTCCATAGTTGGGGCTCCAACATAGGCATCtgtcttacttatcaaaaaataaacataGGTGTCTGTCTCATACATGCATATAATAGA
This Carya illinoinensis cultivar Pawnee chromosome 11, C.illinoinensisPawnee_v1, whole genome shotgun sequence DNA region includes the following protein-coding sequences:
- the LOC122281990 gene encoding glyceraldehyde-3-phosphate dehydrogenase GAPCP2, chloroplastic-like isoform X1 yields the protein MAAFSLLRSPAPAPLIEASTSPSDGFSKASCVGFNRNLNSGKLQSSLFGTSVPNGSSYSQKFRGGSIPAVKATATEIPPTVPKSRSSGKTKIGINGFGRIGRLVLRIAISRDDIDVVAVNDPFVDAKYMAYMLKYDSTHGVFKGTINVLDESTLEINGKKIKIVSKREPAEIPWGDFGAEYVVESSGVFTTIDKASAHKKGGARKVVISAPSADAPMFVVGVNEKTYNPKMDIVSNASCTTNCLAPLAKVVHEEFGILEGLMTTVHATTATQKTVDGPSKKDWRGGRGAGQNIIPSSTGAAKAVGKVLPELNGKLTGMAFRVPTPNVSVVDLTCRLEKSASYEDVKAAIKYASEGPLKGILGYTDEDVVSNDFLGDPRSSIFDAKAGIGLSASFMKLVSWYDNEWGYSNRVLDLIEHMALVASNN
- the LOC122281990 gene encoding glyceraldehyde-3-phosphate dehydrogenase GAPCP2, chloroplastic-like isoform X2, translated to MAAFSLLRSPAPAPLIEASTSPSDGFSKASCVGFNRNLNSGKLQSSLFGTSVPNGSSYSQKFRGGSIPAVKATATEIPPTVPKSRSSGKTKIGINGFGRIGRLVLRIAISRDDIDVVAVNDPFVDAKYMAYMLKYDSTHGVFKGTINVLDESTLEINGKKIKIVSKREPAEIPWGDFGAEYVVESSGVFTTIDKASAHKKGGARKVVISAPSADAPMFVVGVNEKTYNPKMDIVSNASCTTNCLAPLAKVVHEEFGILEGLMTTVHATTATQKTVDGPSKKDWRGGRGAGQNIIPSSTGAAKAVGKVLPELNGKLTGMAFRVPTPNVSVVDLTCRLEKSASYEDVKAAIKYASEGPLKGILGYTDEDVVSNDFLGDSRSSIFDAKAGIGLSASFMKLVSWYDNEWGYSNRVLDLIEHMALVASNN